Proteins from a genomic interval of Chanos chanos chromosome 3, fChaCha1.1, whole genome shotgun sequence:
- the il11ra gene encoding interleukin-11 receptor subunit alpha isoform X1 produces the protein MPGLVSCPGGLIVIGIISLSFVHIHSEIWSNEVSDVQFGRLGSKVTLVCRGTHGGSLVEWRLNGSSVIPWQTLSSGGSLTLLNAQLSMEGNYTCHDHRGALLQTIKLRLGNLPGFLNVSCHVPNHYKIFCSWKQTVNTNLPTKYISSYSTSKGVNAEPCVQEQLGVNECTITDHYFWDFKHLVNITEINPLGSESTIIRVNIHKLLKPDPPEAVTPEEVEGQPSYLLVHWRAPASWPDMSEAFPLTFSLRYRPVGSNYWSTLQTEENTSMMITDALAGHMHHIQVRAQDALINYSQWSEWSHVVQAQPWSEPLANTEEPTEEPSDDTVFIPSIMATDKLPDPSADDSGSLGLLIFLGLFAGVITATVFTILILLRVRQQRRNSATKQELASMMVRLALSVFSPHRAPS, from the exons ATGCCTGGTTTAGTGTCATGCCCTGGTGGTCTGATAGTTATTGGGATCATCTCGCTGTCCTTTGTCCACATCCACTCAGAGATATGGAGCAATGAAG TTTCAGACGTCCAGTTTGGGAGGCTGGGCTCCAAAGTCACCCTGGTATGCAGAGGCACTCATGGCGG GTCCCTGGTGGAGTGGCGGCTGAATGGGAGTTCAGTAATACCTTGGCAGACACTCAGCTCAGGTGGCTCTCTTACCCTACTCAATGCCCAGCTCTCCATGGAAGGTAACTACACATGCCATGACCATAGAGGAGCCCTGCTTCAGACCATCAAGCTGCGGCTTGGCA atttgCCTGGTTTTCTCAATGTCTCCTGTCATGTGCCAAATCACTACAAAATCTTCTGCTCTTGGAAGCAAACAGTTAACACAAACTTACCCACAAAGTACATCTCCTCATACAG TACGTCCAAAGGAGTTAATGCTGAGCCCTGTGTCCAGGAACAGCTTGGGGTAAATGAGTGTACTATCACTGACCATTACTTCTGGGACTTCAAACATCTGGTGAACATCACAGAGATCAATCCTCTGGGCTCAGAGTCTACCATCATCAGAGTGAATATCCACAAGCTCT TAAAGCCAGACCCTCCTGAGGCAGTGACCCCTGAAGAGGTGGAGGGCCAACCTTCATACCTACTGGTTCACTGGAGAGCTCCAGCATCTTGGCCTGACATGTCTGAAGCCTTCCCCCTAACATTCTCGCTACGCTACCGGCCTGTTGGCTCCAACTACTGGTCAACG TtacaaacagaggagaacacCAGTATGATGATCACGGATGCTCTGGCAGGTCATATGCACCACATCCAGGTGCGAGCTCAGGATGCCCTCATTAACTACAGCCAGTGGAGTGAGTGGAGCCATGTGGTGCAGGCCCAGCCTTGGAGTG AGCCTTTGGCAAACACAGAAGAACCCACAGAGGAACCGTCTGATGATACTGTTTTCATCCCCAGCATCATGGCAACAGACAAATTACCAG atCCTTCAGCAGATGATTCTGGAAGCTTAGGCTTGTTGATTTTTCTTGGCCTATTCGCTGGGGTTATCACTGCAACTGTGTTTACCATTTTAATCCTTCTTCG
- the il11ra gene encoding interleukin-11 receptor subunit alpha isoform X2, translating into MPGLVSCPGGLIVIGIISLSFVHIHSEIWSNEVSDVQFGRLGSKVTLVCRGTHGGSLVEWRLNGSSVIPWQTLSSGGSLTLLNAQLSMEGNYTCHDHRGALLQTIKLRLGNLPGFLNVSCHVPNHYKIFCSWKQTVNTNLPTKYISSYSTSKGVNAEPCVQEQLGVNECTITDHYFWDFKHLVNITEINPLGSESTIIRVNIHKLLKPDPPEAVTPEEVEGQPSYLLVHWRAPASWPDMSEAFPLTFSLRYRPVGSNYWSTLQTEENTSMMITDALAGHMHHIQVRAQDALINYSQWSEWSHVVQAQPWSEPLANTEEPTEEPSDDTVFIPSIMATDKLPDPSADDSGSLGLLIFLGLFAGVITATVFTILILLRVRQQRRNSATKQELASMVKMKSLPI; encoded by the exons ATGCCTGGTTTAGTGTCATGCCCTGGTGGTCTGATAGTTATTGGGATCATCTCGCTGTCCTTTGTCCACATCCACTCAGAGATATGGAGCAATGAAG TTTCAGACGTCCAGTTTGGGAGGCTGGGCTCCAAAGTCACCCTGGTATGCAGAGGCACTCATGGCGG GTCCCTGGTGGAGTGGCGGCTGAATGGGAGTTCAGTAATACCTTGGCAGACACTCAGCTCAGGTGGCTCTCTTACCCTACTCAATGCCCAGCTCTCCATGGAAGGTAACTACACATGCCATGACCATAGAGGAGCCCTGCTTCAGACCATCAAGCTGCGGCTTGGCA atttgCCTGGTTTTCTCAATGTCTCCTGTCATGTGCCAAATCACTACAAAATCTTCTGCTCTTGGAAGCAAACAGTTAACACAAACTTACCCACAAAGTACATCTCCTCATACAG TACGTCCAAAGGAGTTAATGCTGAGCCCTGTGTCCAGGAACAGCTTGGGGTAAATGAGTGTACTATCACTGACCATTACTTCTGGGACTTCAAACATCTGGTGAACATCACAGAGATCAATCCTCTGGGCTCAGAGTCTACCATCATCAGAGTGAATATCCACAAGCTCT TAAAGCCAGACCCTCCTGAGGCAGTGACCCCTGAAGAGGTGGAGGGCCAACCTTCATACCTACTGGTTCACTGGAGAGCTCCAGCATCTTGGCCTGACATGTCTGAAGCCTTCCCCCTAACATTCTCGCTACGCTACCGGCCTGTTGGCTCCAACTACTGGTCAACG TtacaaacagaggagaacacCAGTATGATGATCACGGATGCTCTGGCAGGTCATATGCACCACATCCAGGTGCGAGCTCAGGATGCCCTCATTAACTACAGCCAGTGGAGTGAGTGGAGCCATGTGGTGCAGGCCCAGCCTTGGAGTG AGCCTTTGGCAAACACAGAAGAACCCACAGAGGAACCGTCTGATGATACTGTTTTCATCCCCAGCATCATGGCAACAGACAAATTACCAG atCCTTCAGCAGATGATTCTGGAAGCTTAGGCTTGTTGATTTTTCTTGGCCTATTCGCTGGGGTTATCACTGCAACTGTGTTTACCATTTTAATCCTTCTTCG
- the il11ra gene encoding interleukin-11 receptor subunit alpha isoform X3, which translates to MPGLVSCPGGLIVIGIISLSFVHIHSEIWSNEVSDVQFGRLGSKVTLVCRGTHGGSLVEWRLNGSSVIPWQTLSSGGSLTLLNAQLSMEGNYTCHDHRGALLQTIKLRLGNLPGFLNVSCHVPNHYKIFCSWKQTVNTNLPTKYISSYSTSKGVNAEPCVQEQLGVNECTITDHYFWDFKHLVNITEINPLGSESTIIRVNIHKLLKPDPPEAVTPEEVEGQPSYLLVHWRAPASWPDMSEAFPLTFSLRYRPVGSNYWSTLQTEENTSMMITDALAGHMHHIQVRAQDALINYSQWSEWSHVVQAQPWSEPLANTEEPTEEPSDDTVFIPSIMATDKLPG; encoded by the exons ATGCCTGGTTTAGTGTCATGCCCTGGTGGTCTGATAGTTATTGGGATCATCTCGCTGTCCTTTGTCCACATCCACTCAGAGATATGGAGCAATGAAG TTTCAGACGTCCAGTTTGGGAGGCTGGGCTCCAAAGTCACCCTGGTATGCAGAGGCACTCATGGCGG GTCCCTGGTGGAGTGGCGGCTGAATGGGAGTTCAGTAATACCTTGGCAGACACTCAGCTCAGGTGGCTCTCTTACCCTACTCAATGCCCAGCTCTCCATGGAAGGTAACTACACATGCCATGACCATAGAGGAGCCCTGCTTCAGACCATCAAGCTGCGGCTTGGCA atttgCCTGGTTTTCTCAATGTCTCCTGTCATGTGCCAAATCACTACAAAATCTTCTGCTCTTGGAAGCAAACAGTTAACACAAACTTACCCACAAAGTACATCTCCTCATACAG TACGTCCAAAGGAGTTAATGCTGAGCCCTGTGTCCAGGAACAGCTTGGGGTAAATGAGTGTACTATCACTGACCATTACTTCTGGGACTTCAAACATCTGGTGAACATCACAGAGATCAATCCTCTGGGCTCAGAGTCTACCATCATCAGAGTGAATATCCACAAGCTCT TAAAGCCAGACCCTCCTGAGGCAGTGACCCCTGAAGAGGTGGAGGGCCAACCTTCATACCTACTGGTTCACTGGAGAGCTCCAGCATCTTGGCCTGACATGTCTGAAGCCTTCCCCCTAACATTCTCGCTACGCTACCGGCCTGTTGGCTCCAACTACTGGTCAACG TtacaaacagaggagaacacCAGTATGATGATCACGGATGCTCTGGCAGGTCATATGCACCACATCCAGGTGCGAGCTCAGGATGCCCTCATTAACTACAGCCAGTGGAGTGAGTGGAGCCATGTGGTGCAGGCCCAGCCTTGGAGTG AGCCTTTGGCAAACACAGAAGAACCCACAGAGGAACCGTCTGATGATACTGTTTTCATCCCCAGCATCATGGCAACAGACAAATTACCAG